The Manihot esculenta cultivar AM560-2 chromosome 1, M.esculenta_v8, whole genome shotgun sequence genome has a window encoding:
- the LOC122723371 gene encoding uncharacterized mitochondrial protein AtMg00810-like, whose amino-acid sequence MCSPLGVIRLTIGLEPGEIRLVIDSEPLSDPTSFRGIVGSLQYLTLTRPDLSFSVNFVSQFMHSPTHAHLKYVHRILRYLKGTIHYGLNLRSDTTLALSAFSDADWAGCPTTRRSTTGYCTFLGSNIISWCAKKQSTVAWFSTEAEYRAMAHTTAELTWLGYILSDLRIFPPHPPKLFADNVSALFLTVNPVFHARSKHIALDYHYVRERVAQGALITQHIPSTCQLADVFTKSVPKARLAFFRHKLCLQPRHSLRGDIDQGSDKDVFTPWSNKADYRT is encoded by the coding sequence ATGTGTTCACCCCTTGGAGTAATAAGGCTGACTATAGGACTTGAGCCTGGAGAGATAAGGTTGGTAATTGATTCTGAACCACTTTCCGATCCAACATCTTTTCGGGGCATTGTCGGGTCCTTGCAATACCTCACTTTAACCAGACCTGACTTGTCTTTTAGTGTAAATTTTGTGTCCCAATTCATGCATTCACCTACTCATGCTCATCTGAAATATGTTCATCGCATCTTGCGTTATTTAAAGGGCACGATACATTATGGTCTCAATCTTCGTTCCGATACTACACTTGCTCTTTCTGCCTTttctgatgcagattgggcaggctGTCCGACGACGCGACGGTCAACTACAGGCTATTGCACGTTCCTAGGCTCGAATATCATTTCCTGGTGTGCGAAGAAGCAGTCCACAGTTGCTTGGTTCAGTACAGAGGCTGAGTACCGTGCCATGGCTCATACAACAGCTGAGCTTACATGGCTTGGATATATTCTATCTGATCTTCGGATTTTTCCTCCACACCCACCGAAACTTTTTGCAGACAATGTCAGTGCTCTATTCCTCACAgtcaatccagtatttcacgctCGAAGTAAACATATTGCGTTGGATTACCACTATGTAAGAGAGCGGGTAGCTCAAGGGGCTCTTATTACTCAACATATTCCTTCCACTTGTCAACTAGCTGATGTATTCACTAAATCAGTTCCTAAGGCTCGTCTTGCGTTCTTTCGACACAAACTATGTCTCCAACCTCGGCATAGTTTGAGGGGGGATATTGACCAAGGGAGTGATAAGGATGTGTTCACCCCTTGGAGTAATAAGGCTGACTACAGGACTTGA